TTTACCACTCATGTTGATTCCCCCATTCTTTGTATGCTTAATGGATAAGTTTTTCAATTTCCTTTTTCTTTTCTTCAAAAGCCTTAGTCGCTGCAGCATATGCTGACGCTTTCTCCGCTTCTGCTTTCGCTTTATATTCCAAATACTTTGCATAAGCTGTGCCTATCGCAGAGCCAACATCACTTAATGCACTTTTAAAATAGGATACTAATGTATTTAATTCTTCGTCCTTTTCATGACGTTTTTGTTCAAATTCCACTGCCGGAATTTTATTAGCTTCTAAACCATTACTTTTACTCTCATAATCTCTCTTCGCTGATTCAGCCTCTTGAATGGATTGTTTTAACTCTCTTTCTTTATCTTTTAAATAATCATGTAATCTATCATACTGATCTCGTTTCCTTGCGCTTTCCGTAAAACCCGATGCATTTAAAAAAGCTGTGTAAAATTCCTCTAACATCTTTCTCCCCCTTTATTACAATAATTATGTAGTTAAATTCGTATATATAAACATGAATATTCATTACATTAAGAATTAACAAATAATTTTTTTGCATATTGCTATTTTATCAAAGGGGTTTTAACATTTCCATATTTTATAAAGTGAAACTTTAATCAGTGGGGGTTTTGTTCACCCCCACTGATTATTAGCCTTCACCAATTGGGCGTTTATGGGCAGTTTAATCTCCCATCTAACTCCTTTGCTCCAGCTGAATTTCGAGGTGAGAGTTTTACTGCCCTCAAATAGCGGGATAAAAAGCTTTCGCATTTTTCTTCAATAAATGAAACTTTAATCACTGGGATTAATATGACTATGTATTTATGTGCAGAAATAATAAAAAACACTACCAATCGCAGTGTTTGGGCTACCTCCACATGTCCATCAAGCTAAGAAAAGCGAACATCCAAAACAAAAAAGATGGCGAGGTTAATGTTGTAGTATTTGGAAAGCAGGCAGTCTCTAAAGCCTAGTTAAGCAGATACAGTAATCAAGTATTCTACGTTACGAATGAAAAAGGATCTGATATGAATATCAGATCCTTTTTCACTGCTTCTTTTATAAATTTAAGTTCTTCATACATACATCGTTTCACACAAGGTTGCTATTTACTAGTACACGATAACCGGTTCATACGTGCTTAAATTATTATACACAGTATTTACAATACTAGAAGGCAGGTTCACACATCCTCTAGATCCGCCTTTTCCCGTAGCAATGCATAATTTATTTCCTTTAAGGAAAGGAAATATGTCCACTGGCTCTTTAATAGAATCAAAGTGTATTTTTATTTACCAGACTTAATTTTTTCGCTGTACTCTTCTAAAGTTAACCCATTTTCTTTTAGATAAATAGCAACTTCTTTTCCTACATAACGATAATGCCATGGCTCATACTTAATACCAGTAATATTCTCTTTATCTTTTGGATAGCGGAGAATAAACCCATACTCTGCGGCATTCTTATCTAACCATTTGAATGCATCAGTAGTTTCAAATTTTGCATTTAAATCTTCTACAGTATTCTGCCATTCAACTGAAATAATGTCTAATGCTAATCCAGTGTGATGTTCGCTTGCACCAGGATACTGAAGATATTCCAATGCCTTATCACTAGCCTCTTTATCCGACAAACCCTGAGATTTATAGCTTTTAACTGAAGCATCATAATAAGTTTGTTGTAATTTTATAGCTCGATAACCTGATCTTAAATAAAGGTTGATTCCCTCTTTTTTTGCAGCTGTTACCATATCCTGATAGGAAGTTGCAATTCTGCTATCGATTTTCATATTTGGCTTAGCATTTTGAGTGATACTTGTTAATTCAATTCCTAGTTCCTTTGATAACATATGCTCTCTATTTACAAGAATGATTCTCCAATCATTAAGATCAGAGATAGGTAAAACATCTTTTTTATTCGCATTTATCTCATTTTTATTTTTATCGTTATTATTAGTAGTTTCCTGAGATGTTTGCTTTCCACTACAAGCAGCAAGACTCCATCCCATTGCCAATACCAATGCTAAAATTATAAATTTTTTAATTGTATCTCATTCCCTTTTTGTTTATTAGTCTTTATACCAATTTCCCAACACATCTCTAGGAATCTCCTTGAAATCCTTCAAAGAAACGGGGCCGACAAATTTTTTAATCCCATGATTTTTAGAATCTTCATCCGAATAATCTTTTAAAAATTGAATTTTAAATTGTTTCTTACCATCAGCATAGTCGGTTACTGTCGGTACGAGTGCCGCTTGTCGTATACCAAAAGTTTTATCTTCATACTTGACGAATTGTATATAAGATAGTCCTCCAACCAATGTTTCTAATTTTTCTTGAGCAGAAATAAGATTTCCAAGAGAATAATAGATTAGCGTTTCATGTCCATCTTTATTTTGTTTCCACTCAACTGGTTGAATTACATGTGGATGATTTCCAATTACTACATCTACACCTAAATCTGTTAAATATTGAGCAACTTCTTTTTGTTGCTTTGAAGGTGTAGTGGTATATTCTACTCCCCAATGCACCATAACAATCACCATATCAGAGCTATTCTTTGCCTTTTCCACATCATTTTGGATCGCCTTTTTATCAATTAAATTTAATGCCCAAGACTTATCAGCTGCAACTTTAATTCCATTCGTACCGTATGTATAATTAAGTAGCGCAAAACGAATACCATTTTTTGTAATCGTTTTTATTTCATTGCGTTCATTTTGACTCTCATTAATGCCTAACGGGATAACATCCGGATATTTCTTCCAGTATTCTCTTGTATTCATAACACCATTAATACCCATATCCATAGCATGATTTGTCGCTTGAGTCACTATATTGAATCCAGTGTCCACTAAAGATTGACCTACTTCTTCAGGTGTATTGAAAGTAGGATATCCCTGTACTTTTAGATTATTTCCTGCAATTGGAGTCTCCTGATTCACTATAGCAAGATCACTTGATTGAACAGCTTTTTTTATATTTTCATAAATATAGTGATAATCATATGAACCGTCTTTTTGTTTGCCATCTTTAATTACTGCATCATGATATAAATTATCACCCGTTGCTATTAAATTCACAACCGATTCTACTTTTTTATCTTCATTAAAATTAGGAGACTGTTGAATAGGACTATTGTCTACCCAATTTGGTGCTTTTAATGATTTATCTATATTTGATTGAGCAGGTGCTAATGAAGCTTTAGATGTCTTAACATCTGTATTACCGCAAGCGGTTAAAAGCACTAAAAAAATAAGACATAATAAAAAAAACTTTTTACTTCTCTGTAAATTATGTAACATGTGATCCTCTTTTCTATTTTATTACTTATAACCAGTTCTAACAAATAACTTTTTAAAACAGTGTATTGTGGTTTTTACACTTAATTATGGAAGGGTTACATCTGCTTCGGAATATGTGGATAATCGTTTTCAACTTTCTAACAATCTATCGATTCCATCAGAATTGATAGATTGCTAGAAAAACATTATCCACGAGGATATCGACTAGATTCCAATAAACATCCTCCAGATATTGAATTTGATATACCCGTTCCAATTGTAGTAGCTGGTTAATCTAAACAAGAGAGGAGAATAGTTCATATAGCCTCCTCTCTTGCTTTACGTTTGTGAGTGGCTCCAAAAAGAGGGAATCGTTGCCGGACCCCCTTTAGATATTGCGAAATCTTTGTAACTAATTTCTTTAAGTTGAGCGACAATCATTATACTGATAACAACAAGTAAGACCCAAGAACTTATTTTACCAATATACGAAAAAAGTATCAATATTTTCTGCGATCCATATAAAGAAGCCAATTAGGAGAAATGAAAAAGGAAGTGGCATTTTATATGTGTTGTTTCGCACTGTGAATTGTACATAAATAAGTTTTAGCAAAAACAATAAATAAAGGCTCTATTGCAAAGTTTTCTACATGAAGCTACACTCTAGAAAATAGGATCTAGGAGAATTGGGCATGTCTTTTCGTTCTTCCCAGAAAATATATTTCCCTTCACTGATCAATTGTAAAAAAACAAGCCATCCAATTCATAGAGGATGAATTGGATGGCTTGTTCTGTATCAAAAAGAAAATCTGTTATTTGATTACTTCAATTTCCCCTCAAAAACAATTTTTCTACCACACGGTTCAACTTCTGTTTTCCCGTCTTTCTTCACTTCATGAAAGATTGGCTCTTCCATGCGACGAGACGGTGCATATCCTTCTTGTTCCATACGTGCTAAACAGTCTGTAATTGTTTCGTTTTCTAGTACTTCAAATTTCTTTTTATTAGGTTGTTTTGTCATGCCCTAACCTACTTTCTATTTTTCTTGATGCGAATTGATTCTTCATGTAGATCATATATAACATTGCGAGAATTCCCATTATAATCATAACCGCAATAAAAAAGCTTGTATACTGTATTTTTTCTATAAATACGCCTCCTAATACAGGACCCATAATACTTCCTAGACTAAAGGCGATTCCGGATAATATATTACCTGCTGGTAGTAAGTGTCTCGGTAATAAATCTGTCATAAATCCAAGACCTAACGAGAAGCATGATCCAATTACCATACCTGCTAGAAGCATACAGGCAAAGACAATCCAGTAGTATTGATCAAATACTGCTGCAAGTAGGAAAATTCCTGTACTTATGCTGAACGTCCACGTTAATATACGGTCTCTTCCGTATTTATCACTCAATATACCGAGCGGAATTTGTGTAATAATACCCCCAATCGCGAATGCTGGTATTAAGAAAGAAACATCTGATACAGACCACCCTTTGCGAAGGGCGTATACTGGTAAATTACTATTTAGCATTGCTTCAAGCACACCATATGCAAGTGGACCAATAAGTGCAATCCAAGCTAATCCCACGACTTGTTTATAACGAGAAAATGATGATTCACTTTCAGTTTTCGTTTCATCTTGTGCTGGGAATGCATTTTTCGTTGGTAGTAGTAAAATCCATCCTATTAAGCAAAGTATAGTAGATACGATAAATGGCGTTGCTAGTCCATACTGAACTGTACTTGCCAGATAAGGGCCAATTGCAAAACCAATTCCGCAGAATACGCCGTATATCGATACTTGCCTACCTATTTTACTAGGGTCTGTCGTTGTTGTAATCCACGTTTGTGTTCCGACATGAAGCATATGATCTCCAACGCCAACTAGAAATCTAAGAATAAACCATACCCAAAATGAAAATGTTTGTGTAAAAAAGAATAATGAAATAATAACGAGAAAAACACCAATTACGATAATTGGTTTCATTCCAAACCTTTGCATCGGTTTTTCAAGAAATGGTGAAATAAATAATATCCCGATGTATAATGCCGTCGCATGAATACCGTTAATACTTGAACTAACTCCTTCTTGTTCAAAAATCATGGCGATTGTAGGTAGTAACATTCCTTGTGATAAACCGGAAATTGCAGCAATTCCAGCCATAATCCAAAAAGTAAAACGCATTGACATCCTTTTGCCCCCCCCCTTCTCACGCTTTCCACTTTTCATTATAAACTGTTTCTTCAAATGCGTGTACGAATATTCAAAATAAAAAATAAGCTAAAAGATTGAATCTTTTAGCTTATTACCCTTCCCAAACTTGTGCTTTCACGTGGTAATGAAAGTGCTTAAAATATGGACTTTCATAAAATGATGGTCCATATAAGTATTGATGTGAATGAGCTATTGGCGGCTGCACTTGTAAAGGAACTACAGCTGGTGAAACTTGCATATACATCGGATCAATAATAATTTTTACATATTGGTGATCATTATATGGAGAATGATATATTAAAAATGGATTATGCATTGACTCTCTCCCCTTATACATACAAATGCTATAGTATATGCAAGTTTTATATTTTGGGAATTATTTATTGTCTAACCAATCCTCTACATGCTGTATAAACACATCTAAACAATCAATAAACGGTGAATGCCCGCAGTCTTCTAACACCTTCAACTCCGCATTTGGCAAATGTTTCGCTAATTCCTCACCAACTACTTGTGGTACGACGTAGTCGCGGTCACCTTGTATGACGAGTGTTGGGGCTTGAATACGGTGAATATGTCCATTTCCTCGTACAACACCATTATGTTCATCTGAAATATTAAATGTAACTAATGAATAGTTCACATCAACGAAATTGCGCTGCGTTAACATATCATCTAAATACTTTTCATAACGATCCGGTTCAGGTTGATTATGTGTATATATTAATAGATTCCATACTGTACGGTAATATACTTTATTCATATTTTTTATTGCATCTAGTACAGGGGCAATTTGCACTGG
This Bacillus mycoides DNA region includes the following protein-coding sequences:
- a CDS encoding M15 family metallopeptidase, encoding MVLAMGWSLAACSGKQTSQETTNNNDKNKNEINANKKDVLPISDLNDWRIILVNREHMLSKELGIELTSITQNAKPNMKIDSRIATSYQDMVTAAKKEGINLYLRSGYRAIKLQQTYYDASVKSYKSQGLSDKEASDKALEYLQYPGASEHHTGLALDIISVEWQNTVEDLNAKFETTDAFKWLDKNAAEYGFILRYPKDKENITGIKYEPWHYRYVGKEVAIYLKENGLTLEEYSEKIKSGK
- a CDS encoding CapA family protein, yielding MLHNLQRSKKFFLLCLIFLVLLTACGNTDVKTSKASLAPAQSNIDKSLKAPNWVDNSPIQQSPNFNEDKKVESVVNLIATGDNLYHDAVIKDGKQKDGSYDYHYIYENIKKAVQSSDLAIVNQETPIAGNNLKVQGYPTFNTPEEVGQSLVDTGFNIVTQATNHAMDMGINGVMNTREYWKKYPDVIPLGINESQNERNEIKTITKNGIRFALLNYTYGTNGIKVAADKSWALNLIDKKAIQNDVEKAKNSSDMVIVMVHWGVEYTTTPSKQQKEVAQYLTDLGVDVVIGNHPHVIQPVEWKQNKDGHETLIYYSLGNLISAQEKLETLVGGLSYIQFVKYEDKTFGIRQAALVPTVTDYADGKKQFKIQFLKDYSDEDSKNHGIKKFVGPVSLKDFKEIPRDVLGNWYKD
- a CDS encoding NETI motif-containing protein; the encoded protein is MTKQPNKKKFEVLENETITDCLARMEQEGYAPSRRMEEPIFHEVKKDGKTEVEPCGRKIVFEGKLK
- a CDS encoding MFS transporter, which encodes MSMRFTFWIMAGIAAISGLSQGMLLPTIAMIFEQEGVSSSINGIHATALYIGILFISPFLEKPMQRFGMKPIIVIGVFLVIISLFFFTQTFSFWVWFILRFLVGVGDHMLHVGTQTWITTTTDPSKIGRQVSIYGVFCGIGFAIGPYLASTVQYGLATPFIVSTILCLIGWILLLPTKNAFPAQDETKTESESSFSRYKQVVGLAWIALIGPLAYGVLEAMLNSNLPVYALRKGWSVSDVSFLIPAFAIGGIITQIPLGILSDKYGRDRILTWTFSISTGIFLLAAVFDQYYWIVFACMLLAGMVIGSCFSLGLGFMTDLLPRHLLPAGNILSGIAFSLGSIMGPVLGGVFIEKIQYTSFFIAVMIIMGILAMLYMIYMKNQFASRKIESRLGHDKTT